One Insulibacter thermoxylanivorax genomic region harbors:
- the fliY gene encoding flagellar motor switch phosphatase FliY: MNNKDYLSQEEIDALLKRAAEDEAMADVPDLEAASKESGNGLSSAVSDYLDSMEQDALGEIGNITFGSAATALSTLLGKKVEITTPKVSVVLQENLLEEFPKPYVAVHVNFVEGFQGINLLVIKTADAKVIADLMLGGSGEVDPDEELNDIHISAVQEAMNQMMGSSATSMSTIFNRFVNISPPGIDILNLPAGEGADSLPDEQVFIKVSFRLTIGDLIDSTIMQLLPVDFAKEMVHSLMSGGSQDQMPKETSHAQKTPVTEGSQMVDPVPNKPNPDQLDSQPSVQHEPMPNQQPYQPSYQQQAMPNPAYQEPSYSGAHQGIQRNVNVQPVQYADLNPMASVHADTPNLDLLLDIPLKVTVELGRTKKLIKEILELSQGSIIELDKLAGEPVDILVNNKLIAKGEVVVIDENFGVRVTDIISQRDRIIKLQ; encoded by the coding sequence ATGAATAATAAGGATTATCTTTCCCAAGAAGAGATCGATGCTCTGCTGAAGCGAGCGGCGGAAGATGAAGCGATGGCCGATGTTCCCGATCTAGAGGCTGCGTCCAAAGAGTCCGGAAATGGATTATCTAGTGCTGTCTCCGATTATCTGGACTCCATGGAGCAAGATGCCCTTGGAGAGATCGGGAATATCACCTTCGGCAGTGCAGCGACGGCCTTGTCCACGCTTCTTGGGAAGAAAGTGGAGATCACCACGCCCAAGGTGTCGGTGGTCCTGCAGGAGAACCTGCTGGAAGAGTTTCCAAAACCATACGTTGCTGTTCATGTGAACTTCGTCGAAGGATTCCAAGGGATAAATCTTCTGGTGATCAAAACCGCAGATGCCAAGGTGATCGCCGATCTCATGCTGGGCGGAAGCGGCGAAGTCGACCCGGATGAGGAGCTGAACGATATACATATTAGTGCCGTGCAAGAGGCCATGAATCAAATGATGGGTTCCTCGGCGACGTCGATGTCCACAATCTTCAATCGCTTCGTCAATATATCTCCTCCGGGGATTGATATATTGAATCTGCCTGCTGGAGAGGGGGCTGACAGTCTGCCTGATGAACAGGTGTTCATCAAGGTATCCTTCCGATTAACCATCGGTGATCTAATCGATTCTACGATCATGCAGTTGCTGCCAGTGGATTTTGCAAAGGAAATGGTGCATTCTTTAATGAGTGGGGGTTCTCAGGATCAAATGCCAAAGGAAACTTCTCATGCACAGAAGACACCAGTTACAGAAGGATCGCAAATGGTTGATCCGGTTCCGAACAAACCGAATCCAGACCAACTAGACAGCCAGCCATCGGTCCAACATGAGCCGATGCCGAATCAGCAGCCCTATCAACCATCTTATCAACAGCAAGCCATGCCGAATCCAGCTTATCAAGAGCCGTCTTACAGCGGTGCGCATCAAGGGATTCAGAGGAACGTTAACGTACAGCCGGTGCAATATGCCGATCTGAATCCGATGGCATCGGTGCACGCGGATACACCGAATCTTGATCTGCTGCTGGATATTCCGCTGAAGGTAACGGTTGAGCTGGGGAGAACCAAAAAATTGATCAAGGAGATTCTCGAATTGTCCCAGGGTTCGATTATCGAGCTGGATAAACTGGCCGGTGAACCCGTAGACATCCTGGTCAACAACAAGCTGATCGCCAAAGGCGAAGTAGTCGTGATCGATGAAAACTTCGGGGTTCGGGTGACGGATATCATCAGTCAGCGTGACCGAATCATTAAGCTTCAATAA
- a CDS encoding response regulator, whose product MANRVLIVDDAAFMRMMIKDILTKNGYEVVGEASDGLQAIEKYKELSPDLVTMDITMPEMDGITALKEIRKIDPNAKVIMCSAMGQQAMVIDAIQAGAKDFIVKPFQADRVIEAIKKTLG is encoded by the coding sequence ATGGCGAACAGAGTATTAATAGTTGACGATGCAGCATTCATGCGGATGATGATCAAAGACATCCTGACCAAAAACGGCTATGAAGTTGTCGGTGAGGCCAGCGACGGTCTCCAAGCCATCGAGAAATACAAGGAACTGTCTCCCGATCTAGTGACGATGGATATCACGATGCCTGAGATGGATGGGATCACCGCACTGAAAGAGATTAGAAAAATCGACCCCAACGCAAAGGTTATCATGTGCTCTGCGATGGGTCAGCAAGCGATGGTTATCGATGCGATCCAAGCCGGCGCGAAAGATTTTATCGTCAAACCGTTCCAAGCAGACCGCGTCATCGAAGCGATCAAGAAGACGCTGGGCTGA